The Apium graveolens cultivar Ventura chromosome 6, ASM990537v1, whole genome shotgun sequence genome contains a region encoding:
- the LOC141665531 gene encoding uncharacterized protein LOC141665531 produces MGEASTEGAEGHNAPITAAAPAAAATGTFQPLWGFRRGDTVVGSTKHAWDWSYHSVTPKDFTDVVATPDLERIKLMGAQSLASSNAYFQGAVRQAESWKRASDKADNALRRQQKKYATLEKKLKRKEEELGESNAELVVLRAEKDKAIDNYLDSEEFAQSMRIRDDSRT; encoded by the exons atgggggaggccTCAACTGAAGGAGccgagggccataatgctcctatcactgctgctgcccctgctgctgctgctacaggcacctttcagcctctctggggattccgccgaggggataccgtggttggttccacgaagcatgcttgggattggtcctaccatagcgtgactccaaaggactttactgatgtagTGGCCActcctgaccttgagaggattaagctcatgggagcccaatctctggcttcg tctaacgcctactttcaaggcgctgtgaggcaagccgaatcatggaagcgggcttctgataaggccgataacgccctcaggaggcagcagaagaagtatgctaccctggagaagaagctcaagcgcaaggaggaagaactcggagagtctaacgccgagctggtggtacttcgggcggagaaggataaagctatagacaattatctggactcggaggagtttgcccaatccatgaggattagggatgattca